The Maylandia zebra isolate NMK-2024a linkage group LG4, Mzebra_GT3a, whole genome shotgun sequence genome segment GGTTTTCGGCGAAATCGCCTGCGAATTTAAAGGAATATTCTGTCAGGTGTTTGCTCGCTCAGATATACACAATCTTCGTTTAGTGGCCTCAGGAGTTCTCAAAGAGTTATAGTAACAATAAACCAGTCAATTAGAAACGTCACATAAAAGGTTTACACTGTACAACTATCACGTTTGGGGCAGCTGTACATCACAGGTATTATGGTTCCTCTGGTTGGATCGGATGGCTATTTGTCAATCcaccatgacacacacacacacacacacacacacacacacacacacacacacacacacacacacacacacacacacacacacacacacacacactttaaccatgtcccccaaaaaagtaatttcaTCAGAGTGAATCATAATATTTGATGTCACACTAAAACTGTGTGAATGATCGGCAGTCTGTGAGTCACTGTTCTCTTCTGTTTGCTTTTAATAGCCCGATATGAGTAGATTTCAGATCGTTTTGAAGCACAGCCTTCATGGAGCGGTGCGACAGCAGGACTGGAGTACTGGTAAAAATACCAGGGAGCCGACCGAGCCCACTGCTGGAGCTGTGATCTCTGAGACGGGGCGGGGACATGGCGATAAAAAGCTTGTCATTGAACACCTCGAGCAGCGTGCCTTCACATGTCAGAGACATCAGATTCGGGTTCTGGATCCTTCAAGGCATCATTTGTCACAGTAAACAAGTTGGCATTTGAACGCGTATCCATGGCAGAGTGCATTATGGGTAGCCACACATCATCCATGTTTGGCATCACAAATATTTtctgtgaaatgatgaaaaaaacaaaaaaaaaaacaaggattaGCAATAAATATGGTGGAGGACAGTGAAGCATGTTTACTCGAAAACCACTGTGAGAGACTATTAGAGGAACAGAACCTATAAATTCTAGTTTTGTCatcaaaaacatacaaaatgaaaacaaaaataaagtttcAAACTATCTCTTTTAACAAGAAAGCAACAAAGCAACCCTGTATTGTTATGTCTGAAACCCAATAAAGCCTGAGTCCAGCGTTTGTTGAAAGCCAGATGTAAACACTTGCTCACAAATGACAACAGTGTGCACCGCAGCGCTATATTTTACTAGAAGCATTGTGGAGGGGGCCAAAACGTAATTACAGCCCCTGAGGAGGAGGCAGAGATAAATGTTGATGTGTGGTAAACCTGACAGGGACAATTTGCTGCGGTAGTTTGCAGAGGTGCTCTTTGTCCTTGGTGAGTAAACTTTGAGCTTCTCGGCCATGCCAATGGTAGACTTTCAAACATCAGTTGATAAATACCACAGGATATGACATCATGCACTAAATGCACCCATGTTTACAAAAAAGGTTAGGGTGCTGTGTTAAACGTAAAAACAGATTCCAGTGAgttggagtttttttttaaactatattCAATTGAAAATAGCACAATGTATTAACAACATATTGGATTTAAACCTACTGGTTAAAACTTTCTGTTTGGATCTACATGTTCCTCCTATGCACACATGGGTGGTAATTCTAAATAGGCCAAAGGTATTTTACATAAAGAACATTGGTTTAaggccaactccaggcctcgagggccggtgtcctgcaagttttagatctcaccctgggtctacacacttgaatcaaatgattagttcattaccaggcctctggagaacctcaagacatgttgaggaggtcatttatccattcaaatcagctgtgatggatcaaggacacatctaaaacctgcaggaaaccGAGCCTCGAGGCCTGGGTTTGGACACCACTGGTTTAAGGTGTATTCGGATGTGCTAAATACTTAAAATCCCTTGTTCAGTTCCAAACAGAGTGTCAAATTCAAACTgaacactcaccagccacttcattACACCGTGCTAGTACTAAGTTGGACCCGGTTTTTACCTTCAGAGCTAACTTAATTCATGGCACAGAATCaataaggtgctggaaacattcctcagagacttTGGTCCATATGGACatcacagcatcacacagttgcttcaGATTTATCGTCTGCACATCAATGATGAGAATCTCCCATTCCAACATTTCCAAAAGGTTCCCTATTaaactgagatctggtgactctgGAGGCCATTTGAACATGGTCACTGTGTGTTCAAGAACACAGTTttaagatgatttgagctttgtcgCATGGTGCGTTAACATGGTGGaaacagccatcagaagatgggtccACTGTGGTAACAAAGGGGTGGATGTGGTCAGCAACTAGAACCAGAACTAGCCCAAAGTCCACAAACCTGAATCATTAATACAACACAAGACAGATCCATGTCAAATTCTGATTCTAATGATCATTGCAACAGATATCAAGAATCGTCAGACCAGGTAAcattttccaatcttctgttgtcaAATCTTtcaaattgtagcctcagtttgctGTTCTTATCTGACCACACTGGCACCCAgggtggtcttctgctgctgtagtccaTCTGTATGTAGAGATGCCTTTCTGCATATCTTGGGTGCAATGAGTGCTTATTTGAGGTACTCTTGCCCTTAAAACAGTCTAGCCATTCTCTTCTGACCTTTTACATTGGCAAGGCATTTTCATCCAcacaactgctgctcactgaatatttttctttcttttctgaccattctctgtaaaccataGAGACGGCTGTGTGgggaaatcccagtagatcagcagtttctgaaatattcagaccaGCCCGTCTGGCATCAACTACTataccacattcaaagtcacttacgTCACCTtccttccccattctgatgctcagtttgaacttcatcaAGTTGTCTTAACCATGCCTACATGTCTTAATGTATTTGCGttttgccatgtgattggctgattagatatctGCAATAATGAACAGTTCAGCGGGTATAGTAAATGAAGTGACCAGCGAGTGTAAATTTAAAACCATGCAATTCCTCGTTTTTAACAATGGAACTTGCAAATGGACAATAAGTAGACTTTATTATGACTTAAGATTAGATTTCACCGGTGCTTGTTTCTCCCAGTGTATACCTGGAACTCCTGATCCAGTTTCTTCTCAATCCACTCTGTTACATGCACCAGCGTCACCTCCCTTTCACCGAGTTTGGGCCGTGCTTTGAGCTCCAGGTGAGGCGGACTCCGAAAACCATACCTGACAGCCAAAAAGAGAAGTTTGTGATAATCGTGTTGAATTTTCAGACCAGCTTCATGAAACAGATGTCGATTGATGGGTTTTTCCTTAAATGACTGCttcatttcaataaaaaaaaaaaaaaatacatattagcAGTATTTAAggagaaaaaaggtaaaaacatggaggaaaacatgcaaaacatATATAGCATGCAACAGAAACAGATTTTTCTATAtgttgttttaattatatttttcttaGCACCTATTTAGTGGCGCAAATAAAGAAGTTCGTATTAATTAAGCCAAACATAACTCAGTGTGTATTTAAGGCTTCAATGTTCCACATCTTTAATGGAAAACACACCTTTGTGCCCTCATTTCTTAGATgtgattaaacatttttattctctCATCACttgcttgtgttgttgtttttgcccAGCAGAGGGTGCAGTGCTATAATCTCAAGCCATTCACATAGATTGTGACATACCAACTCCATCCTGCAATTTTCCACATCCTTCTAAACATACCATATCCTGTCTGTGGGGGGAGGTGGGATGTTGACAGCCAGAGTCCCGCGGCACTCTTGCACCTCTACGGTGAGCAACAAGGGCGTGTTGGATACTTCCTCCATCTTCTTCTTGATGAACTCCGTCTCTGTGGCTTTCTGGAAGTACTTCGACTTGGCTATCTTGTCCACAAAGCGCATGATCTTGCTGGGTCTGTGGCCTCCCACATAACTACGCGAGTCGATGATGGAaacagaggaggaggggagaCAAGGAGTGAGTCAGGTTCATAATTAATTCATAACGGCATCTCTTGCTACTCAGCACCCACTATCGAGGGGCTATGTGTGCAAGTGACCGGGTGCTACATTAAATCATCAGCGAGCTTTCAAATATGTATGTCTGAGTGGGTGGCTGGTTGgatagaaaaaggaaaaatgttcTGTTTCAGAACCTCAGTACGAATGTTATTCTGCTCATTTTCAATTCGGAGGTGCACTAATGTTGTTAGAAAGAGACATTTGCTCACCCCTCTGCTCCAGGCAGAACAGGTTTGTCACTGAGGAGTTCTGGAGGATCCTCCTCGTCCGATGAACCGGCACTAGACGATTCCTCGTCACTGTCTGCCAGACAGTATGTCCGTGGCCTTGACCTGTCACGCACACATAAACAAGCACTCATGTTGCAAAGTCAGGCCCCAGTGGCTTTGCAAAGAGCCCTTATCAATCACTATTAATTCCCATTAAATGTATCCCAGGAACTACTTCTCCACCGATCTCACTCAAAAAAAGATCCAAAAACCCAAATGGGTAACAAAATGTATTGTTTCAGGGACAGCGACTGTAGGCATCCAATTCCCAAACTCGCCAGTTTACTGTACACATGTCCACAGCGGTAAGCATCCACGGGAAGGATTAGTATATAAAGAGAAGGAGGGAAAAGGTAACACGACAAAAGGGGAGGAACTGTGAAAAACGCATGTGACAACTAATATGGCTCTAAAAATGCAAATGCACCCGATTACCATCCGACTCAGAGCTGGTTTTCTTTAGCAGAAAATCGAATCCttcacacattttattttggcACTGTCACTGAGAATGAGAcaataagaagaaaaacaaacacggAGGAATCAGGACAAGCTGTGGAGGACGACTCTAAAATCTGGAAgccttcttaaaaacaaaataaaatcagaccGAGCTTCACTTAGCTTCATTATTCTGCTTAAAAGAAGACATGCACTTTTAAAGCCTCACCAATCTTTCCCATGTTCTCCAAGGCCCTCGCCCTCCTTTCCCAAACGGGCCAAGTTCATCTTGGTCTCCAGCGTCATGAGGAAAGAGCCCGTGTAGGAGACCTCCAGATCAAACCACAAACCtgagaaagaaaacataaagaCTTATGATGTTTTTTTATACCAAACCCATGCCTGCTGACATCCTCGTCAATAGCATAAGGAAAATCAATAACAACCTAATGATTTGTGTTTAATTGTTGCAAGGTTAAATCTAGTGCTCATCTACCTAAAAAAAGGTCACCTATCAGGAAGCAGTTCTTTATTAAGCTACTTCCTGTTTACACGTCCCACTCCTCAGCGGGCGGCAGGAGAATTATTCAGATTACGATCCCCCTGCTGTTTGCACAGCGAACGTCTGCAGCCGGTAACTGACGTTTATTATCCCCTCTGTCTGCCCCCCTCCCTTCTCTTCACTTTCCCTCTCCCTGTAAATGCTCATTGATTCGTACAGTCTGTGTGACAGCAGTGCCAGAGAGAAGCTACATGACAGCAGCAAGACACATCATGGAAGACAGTGTCTCATTGTCTAGCACGAGACAAACAGCAGGAAGAGACCGTCTGGATTTTCTCATTAAATTTGAAGGAGCCAACACATCTCTACCACAGACAGATGTAGAACCGGGAAACATATCACAGCAATCGTGCATTAGATATTCCTTTAAATCGCTCTCATTGTCATATAGTGTGGTGAATTTGCCTCCACATTAATAATTTCCATTTGTGCAGCATGTGCATGACCAAGCAATTGCAAAAGTGACGCTTCAGCCCGACTCTCCTCTGAGCTAATTATGAAATGTCTGCATGCTAAGATGGTTAAAATGGTTCTGTGCATACACTAACGTCAAGAATGTTATACCCACTTGTTTCTTATAAGCCTCTAGCTCATTTTCACATCTTTGCACAACTGACAAACATCAGTTTGTGTGTATTGTGCGGTTATCGAAGCACAGTGTAAACATTGTCAATCAAGCCATGTCTCCCCATAAATAAGGCATTGAGAAGCTGCCTTTCCCTCAATTTTACCATCATCACACAAGAGAAGAAATCACAAGCGTGTTCAGTTCATGCAGGATGAAAGCGCACATTTCATCATCGGCTAATGATGCTTTGTTAGTATATATCTGAGGATGTATAGGTTCAGACACATTTGTGAGCTCTGCAGACACCCTGCTCCAACAACTGAACAACAAGAATCTTTAGACCTAAGATCAAGAAAAACTGAATGTTCTTAATCTGGAATTGATAAACAAAAATTTTAACACGGCGGCTCCTCATGACATTTACATTCACTGGACACTTTATGAGGTACACCTTACTAGTTGGacccccttttgccttcagaatgGTCTTAATTCTTCATGAGACAGATTCgaaaaggtgctggaaacatttctcacagATTTTGGTTTCAAAGGTGCTCCAGAGATCTTGAgctctggtgactgtggaggccatttgaatcCAGTGAAGTCTTCAGCATTCgacatttttcttctgttgtccaatttcGGTGAGCTCATGTCAATTATAGCCTtagcttcagcaggtcatcttgaccatgtctacatgcttaAATGTACTAAGTTGCTGCCATGTCATTGGCTAATGACGCATTCGACCAGTTGAACAATACCTAACAAAATGGCTAGCAAGTGTATAATCATCATATTTTaagaaatgacaaattaaaaaaaaaaaaactaaaaaaaccccccaccCCAAATGACTGAAGCTTTTAACAATCTCTTTTTTTGCCTTAAACCAGCTGGAATTAATACACATCTCtgctctgtttctgtgtcaAACTAGTCCCTTTGCTCAGGCTTAAAGCAGGCTGGGTGAGTCAGTGTTTCAGTAATGGATGAGGGGGAGCCAAGACATGAGGTTTAATTACTGTGGCTTAATAGAGCAAACATGCAGAAAGGCTAGACTCCAGAGGAGAGAAGGACAGAGTGTTGGAGGGTAGGGGGTTATGGCTTAATCTAGCGAGAAGAGGAATAAGATGGAGATATGGTATGAAAGGTGAAGAAGACGGGTTGGGGAAAAGACAGAATTAATAAGTGGCTCGAGTaagataaaaataagaaatcttGAAAGCAcccacaaaaatgtaaaaaaaataacacaccTAATGTAATTTTCTTCCTACCTTGGTGGTCCACTGAAGGTTTGGAGGCACGGAGGATCTTAGGAATGGAGAAGCCCATGTCTAGCTCTGTCAGAGTCAGCTCATTCATAACATATGGCAGCTAAAAGACAACATGTACGGAAAAAGATACAAATACAGCCAACGCAAAGACAAATCTCTATCTCTTGAGGAAATCTTCTTGCATTTGGATATTACTAACTGTAGctactgctactactactactcaCCCTGATCTTACTGAGCTTCATTTGGATCTTTTTGGAGACTACATTGGCCCAATATTTCTCTCCCAGGAAGTCCCAGAATATCCTTCCCAGAAATGCATTTACCCAGGCCTCaggctccgcagtctcctctgaactcCTACGCAGCTAAAGGACACACATACATGTATGAATGGCAGTTTTGAATATCTATAATCATTTTCTGCATCAAGCTTGAGCTTGATATATTGAGTTTGCTCCCAGCAACCCTTCAGTAAGATTCACTGAGTTGCCAGTGGTTCGGAGCTCTCTGGGGTAACTTCAGGTGACAACAGACTGATTTAGTTGATATTGTGGTTTAGACGTGCAGACCCCAGGGGGGGCTTTTGATAGATGCCCACTTTGGATGACAATCTTTTTCTATTCAGCCTGACATGCATCCATCTGTCTCCTACCTTTTTGGTAGTCTGGGGGCTGCTATCCGGGCTGTTCCTAGCGCTGTCAGTGGCAGTCGGGCTTCTAGGCGGCACCTGGGGACTCACGTATTTGGCCATGTAGACATTATAGTCCAACAGCATCTTCTGCTTCAAGCCTGCAGTAGAGCCACAGGAGAGAGCGGCGGTGGTCTCTCTGTGACGAGACTGAGACTGAGACAGCTCCTCCAGGCTTCCCcggctgctgctcctgctgtcaGCCTCCAGGCCTCCGACAGATTGAAAGCTGCTACTGCGACTGTGGGAGGGTAAGAAGGCTAcaaatggaaggaaggaaatgtGGGATGTGAAGGGGGTGTTTTGACACAATTATGCTAGAACACGGAACATTTTTAGTGATTCCAGATTTgtatacaataataataaatgctcAAAATTTAATTAGCCTTAGATAGCTGTCAGCTATTTTTGTATTCCTTTCTCACAGTAGACTGCAGCACTCTGAATTAGCATGCTGTACACTGCTTTCCAGTAATCCAGCCCTACCTTTACTACCTTTATCTCCTGACCCACACAATTTTGGCATTTCTCTTTGTATAAGGCCTCCTCCGCACAGGCTTACATCCCACTGTGGAAAGTGATGCTATAATACGCTGATGCTCTGTGCTTGTAATCCTGCTGACCCACCACACTCATCGGTTCACTTAGTTGAGGGGATTGGCAGTCCCTAAGCTGGGGCTTATGCACAGATCTGATTGCTGCGCAGTTGCCTACTTAATAGAACGGCTATTCTGACATCGAGGAATGGCGCGTGTCTGTGCAAATACAggtgtgtaaaaaaaagaaagaaagaaagaacatggATAACAAATgctttacgtgtgtgtgtgtttgcaccttGATCTGGGAGAGTGTGAAGCTCACCATTCTTGCAGATGCTAGGCAGACTGCCACCTCTTCCCTCTGATTTCATTCGGGATGCTAGAAGAAATCTACGGAACCACTCTTCCTTTTCCCGACCCGTCCTCCCGAAAAGGTAGATAGTCAAATCCCCGCCTCCAAAGGTTGGTTTTTTGGGTTCCTCTGCTGACGCCGATCCTTCTGCCTTCTCACCCTTGTCCGTTTTCTCCACCTTCTCACTCTGAACTGTCGATTTTTCTTCCCCAGCTTCAGGCCTCTCTCCCTGGGCCTTGGACATGAAGTCATCCTGCTTGGCCAGCTCAATGCAAATGGGGTATTTCTTGTTCCAAACTCTCTTCCTAGCCAGGCTCTGAGGCATCAGGTATATCTGTGGGGTATAAAGACTGACTTCACTAAATCAATCTCATGAACATGAgtgctttctttatttctttattggtGTTTCTAGGGCAACAGAATGATTATAAAGAAAAGAAGATAAAGAGAAAAAGTGTTCACATTTTTATGCGGCAGATTGATACCTGAGGGTATGAGTGGAAACAACTGGTGGCAATAAATGTAAGAATATGCCTGTTTTCTGTTGATAAGTAACCAAGATTTGGCACCATTCAGGGCTGGAAAGGTTCATGTACTTCTGCTTTTGTTCTTGCTATAGGCCAACAATTCTCTAATACATACAGCAGCACTTCATTCATCCCTGTGGTTGTAATGGGTTGGAGCGGTATTGGATCTCAGATTAAAACAATAACACCATGAGCAGAAATTGGACCTTCAGGGATGCTTTTCCTGTACGAGTGTCTGAATAAACTACACACTAAGTATCTACAATAATAACTGAGAAAGGGCACTTTaggaaaccagagaagaagagtaGGTTAAGGGTACATGATGAAACCTTTTGCTCTGTGATACACTGACATGAGAAATGTCAGCTGTGCCTTGAGATATGCAAAACTGTTGAATCAGTGCGCTAGTACACAAGATACACAACTGTGTATATAAGGTCAGTGACCTGTGATATTCACTCTACGTTTACACACAGTCTACGAGTCACAAGCTGTGATTGTCACTGAGCATGACCTATTAGCGAGCATGCAGTCGGGCAAAGGCAAATGTGACGGGACGTGTGCTCGATGTCACTAAATGTTAAGCTTATCATCAAGCACAGTAATACACTGAggagacgcgcacacacacttaACACATTAATTTCCCCCTCGTCTTTGAGTGGTGTTAGCAAAAATCTCTCTTTCCATGACCAAAAGGTTTGTTTAAGCCACCGCACCTTGCTGTCAGTCAGGTCGTAGATCTTCTGGCTGATGTAAGTGACGTCAGGTTTAGGCTCATTGTGTGTGGCACGACGGGAGATGTTCCGGTTGGGCTTGGACAGACGCAGGACTGAGCCCTCTAGACGGACGTAAACGGAGTGGGTCAGGGTGGCATGGTACGTCTCCGGGTCATAGCTGTGGATCTCATTCATCCAGCCCTGCGAGAGCGAAGCAGAAGACTTTTCAGCTACAATGAAGTAAAACTCGAGTCACctctcaagacttttgcacagtcttTTATACACACATCAGATTTTCAGTTTAAAACCAGAGAATTAATTTGCTCAAATTAACTAAGTAACCTCCTGAGATAAAAAATGAAACCATCATTAAAGTGCCAAAAAACGCAGTTTATTGAATCTCCACTATGTATCACATACCATTGATTTAAAAAGACATTCTTGCTTAAAATTTATGCAACACAGCAAAAGATAAAGTGGGGCATCTGAGACTTTGTGTATTCCCAAAGAAAGACAAGTatgaagaaaaagacaaagcttGGT includes the following:
- the tex2 gene encoding testis-expressed protein 2; amino-acid sequence: MMSSQGGSSRGSGQHAATPPPRHTPGPKLQVQRSHSRDTITIHFSALGKEEDDEEEELFGIPAGSVKDKSVLDGTGGLQGPASAADDRCVATGLEAKEELLFESAGADTPSGPAVLPVLSTTLSVQPSDPQPHTHSPALTINPTSTLSSNPPASSSWPSERLPVNPSPASSSSSSPCKSAALSSSKPFLSLVRSLSNDVESRETVPSLSTVAPTHARHRHLMKSFVKSLSTDASKADHSEGPLQHQQIQPSHRPPPRNMQLFKQFSQPRLSSSPVIVTQAGGDSKTAPSSPIMSPDGRSFFKVQEVEAKIEDTKRRLSEVMSDPLQLFSKIMGDESGTGSAGSAAYRAKSLSSSASELSGVTAVNGHGEGGNNYSIKEEEGAEGEDEEETPTAKGPESGFFSFPSLAPALTQASSSALHKSPSLTLGRCSMSALVARQEDEDFCELYSEDFELCTDTETPDGDRSGSRQPHTGSTGLCSELDPEDERAEEEAETLPVTGLIILTQLVYWYLVLPVPPCVCSVVHGIIAGFALALLVLWLSSPQPSSSVSRKRRRRIEQWNVAQLDIKEPGIFKGWMNEIHSYDPETYHATLTHSVYVRLEGSVLRLSKPNRNISRRATHNEPKPDVTYISQKIYDLTDSKIYLMPQSLARKRVWNKKYPICIELAKQDDFMSKAQGERPEAGEEKSTVQSEKVEKTDKGEKAEGSASAEEPKKPTFGGGDLTIYLFGRTGREKEEWFRRFLLASRMKSEGRGGSLPSICKNAFLPSHSRSSSFQSVGGLEADSRSSSRGSLEELSQSQSRHRETTAALSCGSTAGLKQKMLLDYNVYMAKYVSPQVPPRSPTATDSARNSPDSSPQTTKKLRRSSEETAEPEAWVNAFLGRIFWDFLGEKYWANVVSKKIQMKLSKIRLPYVMNELTLTELDMGFSIPKILRASKPSVDHQGLWFDLEVSYTGSFLMTLETKMNLARLGKEGEGLGEHGKDWSRPRTYCLADSDEESSSAGSSDEEDPPELLSDKPVLPGAEGYVGGHRPSKIMRFVDKIAKSKYFQKATETEFIKKKMEEVSNTPLLLTVEVQECRGTLAVNIPPPPTDRIWYGFRSPPHLELKARPKLGEREVTLVHVTEWIEKKLDQEFQKIFVMPNMDDVWLPIMHSAMDTRSNANLFTVTNDALKDPEPESDVSDM